From Weissella confusa, a single genomic window includes:
- the dnaE gene encoding DNA polymerase III subunit alpha → MVPLQTKTAFSLLQSPMMPSQLVASAKAKGYTAVAMTDNDVLYGMDNFYRAAKSADIKPILGLTITIQGLATSQHYPIVLLVENQTGYHNLLAISSLLKTTSDVVTFDMLTAYLAGLYIVLPSVGELPVILGAEPDRAMDMVQSISAVSDANHVFLGVSTGMRDELIAQLRQLSENTGARLLALTEVDYADPQDQFAAQVIRKIGQGEVIANVAQAQREPATAYLESADEWTAEFVARGLGDAVANTDWIAEHSEFELVKSKVTLPPFETPNGQTSADYLRELATTGLKNRLHGLSVDETAYQERLAHELDVIVELGFADYFLIVWDVLNFAHKSAIRTGPGRGSAAGSLVAYTLWITDVDPIAYDLLFERFLNPERAQMPDIDIDIPDNRREEVLSYLHEKYGHERVAQIITFSTMAQRAVIRDVARVFGLNPTQIDALSKSMPRDAANLEAAYESSQPFRNALIDLPVDGELLYQTARKLEGLPRNSSLHAAGVVLSADPLVQTMPVQLGEDGRLVTQLPKEPVEALGLLKMDFLALSNLNILDIALREIQKTEDGANFNIANINLNDDATLRLFRHGMTNGVFQFESAGMKNILRQLQPDSFEDIVAANALFRPGPMQNIPHFVARKHGQEKQDVPDRSMADILAPTYGVIVYQEQVMRVAQQFAGFSLGGADLLRRAMSKKDGAKIAAMKTDFIAGAVANGHDEKVAEQVFGYIETFAEYGFNRSHAVAYSKLAFQLAYIKAHYPAAFYKAVLNDAIADKKKVGAYIAEAKASGVKLLGPSINHSWQGYSMNKQGELQMGLASIAGMRRDFRESILKERQENGAYKDLGNLIGRLESKYRKVEQLEPLVYAGALDEFGFNRKSILASLQGFIDAIGLAGESMSLFASLTPKVREIEDFTPAEKLGYERDYLGVYLSGHPIEPYLSAIPDNSHTDISSLAVGMNQATVVIYVENVKKIRTKKGDQMAFVDGMDLSGSISITLFPQLFQRVAPLLVPEKVLVVTGKVEQQRGRDDIQIVANTIVEASQFIKRFENQTEQVTATEPGTGRWYLRITAAAQAAGALDALNAVVMSHHGNNPVLAVYEADGKKLALGQRNWLSAGDATMKALQEVLGANNVVFQAD, encoded by the coding sequence ATGGTACCACTACAAACAAAAACAGCATTCAGTTTGTTACAAAGTCCCATGATGCCAAGTCAACTTGTGGCCTCAGCAAAAGCTAAGGGGTACACCGCCGTTGCGATGACGGACAATGACGTCTTGTATGGCATGGACAATTTTTACCGTGCTGCCAAGTCAGCTGATATCAAGCCGATTTTAGGATTAACGATTACAATTCAGGGGTTGGCGACTTCACAACATTATCCGATTGTGTTGCTGGTTGAGAATCAAACCGGTTATCACAACCTGTTGGCTATTAGTAGCTTGTTGAAGACGACTTCGGATGTTGTGACGTTCGATATGTTGACGGCTTATTTGGCTGGATTATATATTGTGTTGCCGAGTGTCGGCGAGTTGCCAGTTATTTTGGGCGCCGAACCAGACCGTGCAATGGATATGGTGCAAAGTATCAGTGCGGTAAGCGATGCGAACCATGTCTTTTTGGGTGTATCAACGGGGATGCGTGACGAATTGATCGCACAATTACGCCAATTGTCAGAGAACACTGGTGCCCGTTTGCTAGCATTGACAGAAGTTGACTACGCGGACCCACAGGATCAATTTGCGGCACAGGTAATTCGTAAGATTGGTCAAGGTGAAGTTATTGCGAATGTCGCTCAGGCGCAACGTGAACCCGCCACAGCTTATTTGGAATCTGCTGATGAGTGGACGGCTGAATTTGTGGCGCGTGGTTTGGGGGATGCGGTTGCGAATACCGATTGGATTGCTGAGCACAGTGAGTTTGAACTAGTGAAGTCAAAGGTAACCTTGCCGCCGTTTGAAACGCCGAATGGTCAAACGTCAGCTGACTATTTACGTGAATTAGCAACAACTGGGTTAAAGAATCGTTTGCATGGTTTGTCGGTTGATGAAACGGCTTATCAAGAACGTTTGGCCCATGAATTGGATGTTATTGTTGAATTAGGATTTGCGGATTATTTCCTAATTGTCTGGGATGTGCTTAATTTTGCACACAAAAGCGCTATCCGAACTGGTCCGGGACGTGGATCAGCCGCAGGTTCACTAGTGGCATACACGTTATGGATTACAGATGTTGATCCAATTGCGTACGATTTGCTGTTTGAGCGTTTCTTGAATCCAGAACGTGCCCAAATGCCCGATATCGATATTGATATTCCTGATAATCGTCGTGAAGAAGTCCTATCATATTTGCACGAGAAGTACGGTCATGAACGGGTTGCTCAGATTATTACGTTTTCAACCATGGCGCAACGTGCCGTTATCCGTGACGTTGCGCGTGTGTTTGGCTTAAATCCGACACAAATTGATGCACTGTCTAAGTCGATGCCACGTGATGCGGCCAATTTGGAAGCAGCGTATGAATCATCACAGCCTTTCCGTAATGCGTTGATTGATTTGCCGGTCGATGGTGAATTGTTGTATCAAACAGCGCGTAAGTTGGAAGGATTGCCACGTAATTCATCACTGCACGCAGCCGGTGTCGTCCTTTCAGCTGATCCGCTAGTCCAAACAATGCCGGTTCAGTTGGGCGAAGATGGGCGTTTGGTGACGCAATTACCAAAGGAACCCGTTGAAGCGCTTGGATTGTTGAAGATGGATTTCTTGGCACTTTCCAATTTGAACATTTTGGATATCGCGTTACGTGAAATTCAGAAAACAGAAGATGGGGCCAACTTTAATATTGCGAACATCAACCTGAATGATGATGCAACGCTACGTTTGTTCCGTCACGGTATGACGAATGGCGTGTTCCAATTCGAATCAGCGGGTATGAAGAACATCTTGCGTCAGCTGCAACCAGATAGCTTTGAAGATATCGTGGCGGCCAATGCGCTGTTCCGTCCGGGTCCAATGCAAAACATTCCACATTTCGTGGCTCGTAAGCATGGACAAGAAAAGCAAGACGTGCCAGATCGAAGTATGGCGGATATTCTAGCGCCAACCTATGGCGTTATTGTTTATCAAGAGCAAGTTATGCGTGTTGCACAACAATTTGCAGGCTTCTCACTAGGTGGCGCCGATTTGCTACGTCGTGCGATGTCGAAAAAAGACGGTGCTAAGATTGCAGCAATGAAGACAGACTTTATCGCTGGTGCGGTGGCAAATGGTCATGACGAAAAGGTTGCTGAACAAGTATTTGGCTATATCGAAACGTTTGCCGAGTACGGATTTAATCGTTCGCACGCGGTGGCGTATTCAAAGCTAGCGTTCCAGTTGGCTTATATCAAGGCACATTACCCAGCTGCGTTCTACAAGGCTGTTTTGAATGATGCCATCGCCGATAAGAAAAAGGTCGGTGCATATATTGCTGAAGCGAAAGCCTCTGGCGTTAAGCTGCTGGGACCAAGTATCAATCACTCATGGCAAGGTTATTCAATGAATAAGCAGGGTGAACTTCAGATGGGGTTGGCCTCGATTGCCGGAATGCGTCGTGATTTCCGTGAATCAATCTTGAAGGAACGCCAAGAAAACGGGGCTTACAAGGATTTGGGTAACCTGATTGGGCGCCTAGAGAGCAAGTATCGCAAGGTTGAACAACTTGAGCCACTCGTTTATGCTGGCGCACTTGATGAATTTGGTTTCAATCGCAAGTCAATCCTAGCGTCGTTACAAGGTTTCATTGATGCGATTGGATTGGCGGGTGAGTCAATGTCGTTGTTTGCTTCATTGACGCCAAAGGTTCGTGAAATTGAAGACTTTACACCGGCCGAAAAGTTGGGTTACGAGCGTGATTATCTGGGTGTCTATCTCAGTGGACACCCAATTGAGCCATACTTGTCAGCGATTCCTGATAACAGCCATACTGATATTTCGTCATTGGCAGTGGGAATGAACCAGGCGACGGTTGTCATTTATGTTGAGAACGTCAAAAAGATTCGTACCAAGAAGGGCGATCAAATGGCGTTTGTTGATGGTATGGACTTGTCAGGATCAATTTCAATTACGCTATTCCCACAACTCTTCCAACGCGTTGCGCCATTGTTAGTACCTGAAAAGGTTTTGGTAGTGACGGGTAAGGTCGAGCAGCAACGCGGTCGTGATGATATTCAGATTGTCGCGAACACGATTGTTGAAGCAAGCCAGTTTATTAAGCGTTTTGAGAATCAAACCGAGCAAGTGACGGCAACTGAACCGGGTACTGGACGCTGGTATTTGCGTATCACGGCAGCAGCCCAGGCGGCTGGTGCGCTTGATGCGTTGAATGCCGTTGTGATGTCGCATCATGGTAATAATCCGGTGCTGGCGGTATACGAAGCTGATGGTAAGAAGTTGGCGTTGGGTCAACGTAATTGGTTATCGGCTGGGGATGCCACAATGAAGGCGCTACAAGAAGTTTTGGGCGCTAACAATGTTGTTTTCCAGGCAGATTAA